A single region of the Phycisphaerae bacterium RAS1 genome encodes:
- a CDS encoding N(4)-(Beta-N-acetylglucosaminyl)-L-asparaginase precursor: MRTSRREFIQTAAGAAALGLPAAACAQDSSAPPTAAAREFAPPRSPIIVGSANGLKSGPLALQMVREGGDPLDAVIAAINVVEDDPSDHSVGYGGLPNEEGVVELDASVMHGPTHRAGGVAALQRIRYASKVARLVAQRTNHVLLVGEGALRFARAHGFKEENLLTDEAREIWLKWKESMSDKDDWLAPASQPSGKKNASAEILYTHGTINMLALTPSGDLAGCTSTSGLSYKIPGRVGDSPIIGAGLYVDNAVGAAGSTGRGESNLQNCSSFLIVELMRQGMDPQSAALEALRRIAARCEKHLRNEKGEPTFDVQFYALRRDGKLGGAAMRKGGRLAVHDEQGSRIVETPGLFT, encoded by the coding sequence ATGCGGACTTCGCGACGCGAGTTCATTCAGACCGCCGCCGGCGCTGCAGCGCTGGGCCTGCCCGCCGCTGCTTGTGCGCAGGATTCGTCAGCGCCGCCAACCGCCGCTGCACGCGAATTTGCGCCCCCTCGGTCGCCCATCATCGTCGGCAGCGCCAACGGGTTGAAGTCCGGCCCGCTTGCGCTGCAGATGGTCCGCGAGGGCGGCGACCCGCTCGACGCCGTCATCGCCGCCATCAACGTCGTCGAAGACGACCCCAGCGATCACAGCGTCGGCTACGGCGGGTTGCCGAACGAGGAGGGCGTGGTCGAGCTCGACGCCAGCGTGATGCACGGCCCGACCCACCGGGCCGGCGGCGTCGCGGCACTGCAACGAATTCGCTATGCCTCCAAAGTCGCGCGGCTGGTGGCGCAGCGCACTAATCACGTGCTGCTGGTCGGCGAAGGCGCCCTGCGGTTCGCGCGCGCCCACGGATTCAAGGAGGAGAATCTCCTCACCGACGAAGCCCGCGAAATCTGGCTGAAATGGAAGGAATCCATGTCGGACAAGGACGACTGGCTCGCACCCGCGTCGCAACCGTCCGGCAAGAAAAATGCCTCGGCCGAGATTCTCTACACGCACGGCACGATAAACATGCTGGCGCTGACGCCCTCCGGCGACCTGGCGGGTTGCACCTCCACTTCCGGCTTGTCATACAAGATTCCGGGGCGCGTCGGCGACTCACCCATCATCGGGGCCGGCCTCTACGTAGACAACGCCGTCGGCGCGGCCGGCTCCACCGGCCGCGGCGAGTCCAATCTTCAAAACTGCTCGTCGTTTCTGATCGTCGAGCTGATGCGCCAGGGAATGGACCCGCAATCCGCGGCGCTGGAAGCCCTGCGCCGCATCGCGGCGCGCTGCGAAAAGCATCTTCGTAACGAGAAGGGCGAACCGACGTTTGACGTGCAGTTCTACGCCCTGCGGCGCGACGGCAAGCTCGGCGGCGCCGCCATGCGCAAAGGTGGCCGGCTCGCCGTTCACGATGAGCAGGGTTCGCGCATCGTCGAAACGCCGGGTTTGTTCACCTAG
- the arnT_1 gene encoding Undecaprenyl phosphate-alpha-4-amino-4-deoxy-L-arabinose arabinosyl transferase: MSQSAATGPAPRGASGGTGWLALLLLCTGLIGWFCMSGGAGFEPIDCWVAQTAREMRESGDWIVPRFSGETRMQKSPGPYWAVILASLARGTPVDEAAARLPNAIAAVVFVGVIFILARAIATTRAAIFAGFAAASSALLLFWSSRGASDFGLTTWVTLSLASVWIAAERATGWRRGVCWLLAYAAAGAGMLYKMPMPLVCVGLPAAAYVLFLRRWSVLRSGWHVGGLAVFAACWLPWALTVLWREPTALQKWNVEYVDRFTGALPNVEGQQTWPFYLLYVGSTLVYCLPYSLSLPAAIWRSVRRERGGQASVAIAAAAPAPSPTDTSDAPVRRGMAFCLIWFISLLLFFTASAGKEDRYILPALPPLFVLLGVELAAFFDSRRPRNARVVAALTWAVCIFVPSGLAAGVWGLRFWFRQRGRFEGVEWGQVWPAYAVLAGILAVGFCGSALLFARGRTNAAFAALVATMWGGWLWAWPTLMPVVRAQRPFKEFAAQLRERISRDEQSSIRQVGFQDSRIIWYSDYRFPRIIDQLKLLEMQGGRRSVASEARLIGEEMLRQCNQPQRALFLAPLEYYALFRVASPRLAARTGVADPPVHLWLRTRLGREDQHFVVFGNQPPSWEEPTLEIPEKLQKRLNRFVDEIENTFGTAPDGRRSE, from the coding sequence ATGAGCCAGTCGGCGGCGACCGGGCCGGCCCCGCGCGGCGCTTCCGGGGGAACGGGATGGCTGGCGCTGCTGCTGCTCTGCACCGGGCTGATCGGCTGGTTCTGCATGTCGGGCGGGGCGGGTTTCGAACCGATTGACTGCTGGGTGGCGCAGACCGCGCGCGAGATGCGCGAGTCCGGCGACTGGATCGTGCCGCGCTTCTCCGGCGAGACGCGCATGCAGAAATCCCCCGGGCCGTACTGGGCCGTCATTCTCGCCAGCCTGGCGCGCGGCACGCCCGTGGATGAAGCCGCCGCCCGGCTGCCGAACGCGATCGCGGCGGTGGTTTTTGTCGGCGTCATCTTCATCCTGGCACGCGCGATCGCGACGACGCGCGCGGCGATCTTCGCCGGCTTTGCGGCCGCGTCGAGCGCGCTGCTGCTCTTCTGGTCGAGCCGGGGCGCCAGCGACTTCGGCCTGACGACCTGGGTGACGCTCTCGCTGGCGAGCGTCTGGATCGCCGCCGAGCGGGCGACCGGCTGGCGCCGCGGGGTGTGCTGGTTGCTCGCCTACGCGGCCGCGGGCGCCGGCATGCTCTACAAGATGCCCATGCCGCTCGTGTGCGTCGGCCTGCCGGCGGCGGCGTACGTGCTCTTTTTGCGGCGCTGGAGCGTACTGCGCAGCGGATGGCACGTGGGGGGGTTAGCCGTGTTTGCCGCGTGCTGGCTGCCGTGGGCTCTCACGGTGCTGTGGCGCGAGCCGACGGCGCTTCAGAAATGGAACGTAGAGTACGTTGACCGCTTCACCGGCGCCCTGCCGAACGTCGAGGGCCAGCAAACGTGGCCCTTTTACCTGCTCTATGTCGGTTCCACGCTGGTGTATTGCCTGCCCTATTCGCTCTCGTTACCCGCCGCAATCTGGCGCAGCGTCCGACGCGAAAGAGGCGGCCAAGCCTCCGTCGCAATCGCGGCCGCAGCGCCGGCGCCGAGCCCGACCGACACGTCCGATGCGCCCGTCCGGCGTGGCATGGCGTTCTGCCTGATCTGGTTCATCAGCCTGCTGCTGTTCTTCACGGCGTCCGCGGGAAAGGAGGATCGCTACATACTCCCCGCTTTGCCGCCGCTGTTTGTGCTTCTCGGCGTCGAACTCGCGGCGTTCTTCGATTCACGGCGGCCGCGGAACGCGCGCGTGGTTGCGGCGCTGACGTGGGCGGTGTGCATTTTCGTCCCGTCGGGTCTGGCGGCCGGTGTTTGGGGTCTGCGCTTCTGGTTCAGGCAGCGCGGGCGATTCGAGGGAGTGGAGTGGGGGCAGGTCTGGCCGGCGTACGCCGTACTGGCGGGAATCCTGGCAGTCGGCTTCTGCGGGTCGGCGCTGCTGTTTGCCCGGGGGCGCACAAACGCGGCCTTCGCCGCGCTCGTGGCGACGATGTGGGGCGGCTGGCTGTGGGCCTGGCCGACGCTGATGCCGGTGGTGCGCGCCCAGCGGCCGTTCAAGGAGTTCGCGGCGCAACTGCGGGAGCGAATTTCACGCGATGAGCAGTCTTCGATCCGCCAGGTCGGCTTCCAGGATTCGCGCATCATCTGGTACAGCGACTACCGCTTTCCCAGGATCATCGACCAGCTCAAGCTGCTCGAAATGCAGGGCGGGAGGCGCAGCGTGGCCAGCGAAGCCCGGCTGATCGGCGAGGAGATGCTGCGGCAGTGCAACCAGCCGCAGCGGGCCCTGTTTCTGGCGCCGCTGGAGTATTACGCGCTGTTCCGTGTGGCCTCGCCGCGGCTCGCGGCCCGAACGGGCGTCGCTGATCCACCGGTGCATCTGTGGCTGCGGACGCGGTTGGGGCGCGAAGATCAGCACTTCGTCGTATTCGGCAATCAGCCGCCGTCCTGGGAGGAGCCGACGCTGGAAATTCCTGAAAAGCTGCAAAAGCGGCTGAATCGCTTCGTGGATGAGATCGAAAACACGTTCGGCACGGCTCCTGACGGTCGCCGCTCTGAGTAG